Below is a genomic region from Nitrospira sp..
CCTCGCCAACGGCAACACCACCGGCGTTACCTTCAACGTGACCACCCAGTTGGCGGCCGGTGAGGCCCTGGACTTTGTGATCAACCGGGGCGCCGACGGCAATAACTCGTACGACTCGACCGCCTTCGATCCCACGATCACCTTCTCCTCCACCACTACAACGTCCACCACCCCACCGCCCACGACCGGAACCGCGGCAGTCACACTCTCGTGGAACCGGAATACCGAATCGGACCTGTCATATTACCGCGTGTACTATGGCACCAGTTCGAGAAACTATTCGAATTCGGTCGGAGTAGGCACTACGACATCTACAACGATCAGCAATCTGATATCCGGCACGATCTACTACTTTACCCTGACAGCCGTTGACACAAGCGGTAATGAAAGCGCTCGTTCGGTTGAGGTCGCGATCAGCCGATAGAGCACCCAATGTGGTCGATCCTGGATCTCCTTCAGCGTCATCGCCCCGCGCCGACTTGACCCATGTGAGCTTGGCCATGTATAACCACGCCCTACCTCTTGCTGGCTGAGGGCCTTGTCCCTTTTTACCCAAGAGATCATGCGCCCGTAGCTCAATGGATAGAGCATCTGACTACGGATCAGAAGGTTACAGGTTCAAGTCCTGTCGGGCGCACCACTCACTCTTCGCGGCCCCTCCCCTAAATCCATCTCAATAGCCGATCACGGTGGTGATCTTCCTCATTCCCTATTCACGCTTCATGCTTTCTTCTGATCGAGTGATGCCTTAGGATAGACTTATGGCAACCCCTACCGCACTCAAGCAGGACGATCTCGAACGACTTATTGCCGGCACCCATTGGAACCCGCGTGCGATCCTTGGCCCGCATCCGACTACTCAAGCCCTGGTCATCCGTGCCTGGCTTCCGTTTGCCGAATCCGCCCAGATTCTGCCCGCCGGTCAAACCGCTCCGATCCAGGCCAAGCGCATCCACGAG
It encodes:
- a CDS encoding fibronectin type III domain-containing protein, whose amino-acid sequence is LANGNTTGVTFNVTTQLAAGEALDFVINRGADGNNSYDSTAFDPTITFSSTTTTSTTPPPTTGTAAVTLSWNRNTESDLSYYRVYYGTSSRNYSNSVGVGTTTSTTISNLISGTIYYFTLTAVDTSGNESARSVEVAISR